One segment of Pyrococcus sp. ST04 DNA contains the following:
- a CDS encoding DMT family transporter, with protein MEEKTKASLILLGLSVIWGSTFPVMKTAVGDFPPITFIALRFFIASAIMLIFLRKKLTKDQIIPGMMLGFTLFLGHGFQIVGLKYTTASNSAFITSLYVVFTPFAAYLILKRFITREDSIALVLAVIGLYLISGASLRLNYGDMLTVISALSFAFQIVLVEYFSKYGIGIAFWQVFWNSVFSTIYALLKEGLPLPGKPDVMLAILYTGVFATALAFFAQVKYQPKVESYRAAILYSAEPVFGHLFSLITLHEILSPKGYIGALLILSAIWIELYKEKVNKD; from the coding sequence ATGGAGGAAAAAACGAAAGCCTCTCTAATCTTATTGGGACTCTCGGTAATTTGGGGATCAACTTTTCCAGTAATGAAGACTGCAGTTGGAGATTTTCCTCCAATAACATTCATAGCTCTAAGATTTTTCATAGCTTCTGCAATAATGTTGATTTTCCTAAGGAAGAAACTTACGAAAGATCAAATAATCCCAGGGATGATGCTTGGATTTACACTCTTCTTAGGTCATGGGTTTCAAATAGTTGGCCTAAAATACACGACCGCCTCAAACTCGGCATTCATAACTTCTCTCTACGTAGTCTTCACGCCCTTCGCAGCGTATCTAATCCTAAAAAGATTCATAACAAGGGAAGATTCCATAGCCCTTGTCTTAGCGGTCATTGGGCTCTATCTGATCTCTGGCGCATCTTTGAGGTTAAATTACGGGGATATGCTCACAGTAATCTCAGCACTAAGCTTTGCGTTTCAAATAGTTCTAGTCGAGTATTTCAGCAAATATGGAATAGGAATAGCTTTTTGGCAAGTATTTTGGAATAGCGTATTCTCCACCATTTATGCCCTACTTAAGGAAGGGTTACCATTACCGGGCAAGCCAGATGTAATGTTGGCCATCCTATACACTGGAGTGTTCGCAACTGCACTGGCATTCTTTGCCCAGGTTAAGTATCAGCCAAAGGTAGAGTCCTACAGAGCGGCAATACTTTACTCTGCAGAGCCAGTATTTGGCCATTTATTTTCCTTAATAACCCTGCATGAGATTCTTTCCCCAAAGGGATACATCGGAGCGCTCTTGATCCTCTCAGCGATATGGATAGAGCTGTACAAAGAAAAAGTTAATAAGGACTGA